From Spirosoma agri, one genomic window encodes:
- the lpcA gene encoding D-sedoheptulose 7-phosphate isomerase: MLDIIRHELAEAQSVLDTFLSNPDHLTAIDKAARLMADSLKKGRKIISCGNGGSHCDAMHFAEELSGRYRDDRRSLAAIAISDVSHLSCVSNDYGYDHVFSRFVEGLGNEGDILLGLSTSGNSANIIKAVEAARQKGMGVILLTGKDGGKLAGKADVEIRVPHFGYADRIQEIHIKVIHLFILLIEKQVIGNQTN; the protein is encoded by the coding sequence ATGCTTGATATTATTCGTCACGAACTAGCCGAAGCGCAATCGGTTTTAGATACATTTCTGAGTAACCCGGATCATCTTACAGCCATCGACAAGGCGGCTCGGCTCATGGCCGATTCGTTAAAAAAAGGTCGTAAGATCATCTCCTGCGGTAATGGAGGCTCCCATTGTGATGCCATGCACTTTGCGGAAGAACTTTCCGGACGTTACCGCGATGATCGTCGGTCGCTGGCCGCCATTGCCATATCGGATGTCAGCCATCTTTCCTGTGTGAGTAACGACTACGGCTACGATCACGTCTTTTCACGCTTTGTCGAAGGCCTGGGTAACGAAGGCGATATTCTGCTGGGCCTTAGCACCAGCGGTAACTCAGCCAATATCATTAAGGCTGTCGAAGCCGCTCGGCAGAAGGGTATGGGCGTTATCTTGTTGACAGGAAAAGACGGTGGTAAACTGGCGGGTAAAGCCGACGTTGAGATCAGAGTACCCCACTTCGGTTACGCCGACCGGATTCAGGAAATCCACATTAAAGTAATTCACCTGTTCATCCTGCTGATCGAGAAACAAGTGATTGGCAATCAGACCAATTAA
- the upp gene encoding uracil phosphoribosyltransferase, with amino-acid sequence MFVFAQQPSLANQFVAELRDVSIQKDRLRFRRNLERIGELMAYEISKTLPYHNASVQTPLGTAETQLLRQQPVLATILRAGLPFHQGLANYFDQAENAFAGAYRGVSASDSDDFEITMDYIVGPDLSGKTLILSDPMLATGRSLEKVYHAMLRYGIPAQTHIAAVIASPEGVRHVQRQLPQCHLWLGAIDSHLDEHSYIVPGLGDAGDLAYGGKV; translated from the coding sequence ATGTTTGTTTTTGCTCAACAGCCCTCGCTGGCGAACCAATTTGTGGCCGAACTTCGTGATGTCTCGATCCAGAAGGATCGCTTGCGCTTCCGTCGGAATCTCGAACGAATTGGTGAATTGATGGCTTACGAAATATCCAAGACGCTGCCTTATCATAATGCCTCTGTGCAAACACCACTGGGTACCGCTGAGACACAACTACTTAGACAACAGCCCGTTCTGGCAACGATTTTACGGGCAGGGCTACCGTTTCATCAGGGACTGGCGAATTATTTCGATCAGGCCGAGAACGCGTTCGCGGGAGCGTACAGGGGGGTGAGCGCCAGTGATAGCGATGATTTCGAGATAACGATGGACTACATTGTTGGACCCGATTTGAGTGGTAAAACACTCATTCTTAGCGATCCAATGCTGGCAACGGGCCGTTCGCTAGAAAAAGTTTACCATGCCATGCTCCGGTACGGAATTCCGGCGCAAACGCACATTGCTGCGGTGATTGCCAGTCCGGAAGGGGTGCGTCATGTACAGCGGCAGTTACCGCAGTGCCACCTCTGGCTTGGCGCGATCGATAGCCATCTGGATGAGCACTCCTACATTGTTCCGGGGCTCGGCGATGCCGGTGATCTGGCCTATGGGGGTAAAGTGTAA
- a CDS encoding LolA family protein, with protein MKKVAWMLGLAVLMSFPTLAQKDKRAKDILDAMSKQYKSLKSYQAAFTYASVGAGANESYKGDLSVRGSKFRLKLGGQEVFSDGQTMSTYIKESNEVNVQDYEAAANGELNPTQIYTIYKRGFDYKFLKEQKMGGRSLEVIELTPNRQKSPISTIQISVDKADKSVRNWLIINKDGKRTTYNITKFTPNANVPDSAFIFDKSKYPGVEVVDLR; from the coding sequence ATGAAAAAAGTAGCATGGATGCTAGGGCTGGCCGTACTGATGTCGTTCCCGACGCTAGCTCAGAAAGATAAGCGGGCGAAAGACATTCTGGACGCGATGAGCAAGCAATATAAATCACTGAAATCGTACCAGGCTGCGTTCACGTATGCAAGTGTTGGCGCGGGGGCAAACGAATCCTACAAAGGCGATCTGAGTGTCAGAGGTTCGAAATTCCGGCTAAAATTAGGCGGACAGGAAGTTTTTTCGGATGGCCAGACGATGTCTACGTACATCAAGGAATCCAACGAGGTTAACGTGCAGGATTACGAGGCCGCAGCAAATGGCGAACTGAATCCGACTCAGATTTATACAATCTACAAACGTGGGTTCGATTATAAGTTTTTGAAAGAACAGAAGATGGGCGGTCGGTCATTGGAAGTTATTGAGTTGACCCCGAATCGTCAGAAGAGCCCGATTTCTACTATTCAGATTTCAGTCGACAAGGCTGACAAATCGGTACGTAACTGGCTGATCATTAACAAAGACGGCAAACGGACGACGTACAATATCACGAAGTTTACACCGAACGCCAACGTACCGGATTCAGCCTTTATTTTCGATAAATCGAAGTACCCCGGCGTTGAAGTTGTTGACCTACGATAG
- a CDS encoding FtsK/SpoIIIE family DNA translocase, with product MVQPTTSPRQNTVRQPTADRTRQTVPRPGRDNGAAGKLRDKGPSLDWGAALDRWFSDQRSTLTLGVLLMLVAVGLFAAFISYLTTGQADQSVVGSAFSQPLAESGQETRNWAGLVGAFIAHVFVFRWFGVGALTLPIIMFLAGYKLALRRELLPLSRATTGLLFLAVWSSLLLGYIVLVTDSAETSSVWCGGIGYEFNVSLYSLFGWGNLAFIAFIFFFFVIYFFDVRNIKIPSLSIPDFSGSTGPGSSKRPDATLQSYEESELEDEDEVLVDKAPAPVSNEFVADEPDEEPVVATKPPEPEPFTESTAPETPAPVQEAMPKPTGVTLTIKNRESVTDEVGADQGELSATPSPTFEPDPFQEDDLVALHGLYDPTLDLPQYQYPVNELLTDYQNNRKAQVSEDELTANKEKIESTLRNFGIEIDSIQASIGPTVTLYEIVPAKGVRISKIKSLEDDIALNLSALGIRIIAPMPGMGTIGIEVPNKNREMVSMRSVIMSDVFSSSKFDLPIVLGKTISNEIYVADLAKMPHLLMAGATGQGKSVGLNVLLTSLIYKKHPSQLKLVLVDPKKVELTLFNKLERHFLAKLPDAEEPIITDTKKVVNTLNSLCIEMDNRYNLLKDAGCRNLKEYNAKFVKRRLNPDKGHRFLPYIVLIIDELADLMMTAGKEVEQPIARLAQLARAIGIHLVVATQRPSVNVITGLIKANFPARLSFKVTSKIDSRTILDAGGAEQLVGMGDMLLSSNSDIIRLQCPFVDTNEIEDLCDFVGNQRGYDDAYVLPEFVGDDGGQSDDKDIDLDNRDPMFDEAARLIVIHQQGSTSLIQRKLKLGYNRAGRLIDQLEAAKIVGSFEGSKARDVLVQDLQMLEEILKRLKGE from the coding sequence ATGGTCCAACCAACAACATCACCCCGTCAAAATACAGTCCGTCAACCCACAGCAGACCGTACCAGGCAGACTGTGCCGCGCCCAGGCCGTGACAACGGCGCAGCGGGAAAGTTGCGGGACAAGGGTCCATCCCTGGATTGGGGAGCTGCGCTCGATCGGTGGTTTAGCGACCAGCGCTCAACGCTGACCCTGGGTGTTTTGCTCATGCTGGTAGCCGTCGGATTATTTGCCGCCTTCATCTCCTATTTAACAACCGGGCAAGCTGATCAAAGCGTAGTCGGGTCAGCCTTTTCTCAGCCGTTGGCGGAATCGGGTCAGGAAACCCGCAACTGGGCCGGTCTTGTAGGTGCTTTCATTGCCCACGTATTTGTATTTCGGTGGTTCGGCGTTGGTGCGTTGACGCTACCGATCATCATGTTTCTGGCCGGCTACAAACTGGCGCTCCGCCGGGAATTGCTTCCCCTGAGCCGCGCCACGACAGGGTTACTTTTTCTTGCGGTCTGGAGTAGCTTATTACTGGGTTATATCGTGCTCGTGACCGATTCTGCCGAGACGTCCAGTGTCTGGTGCGGGGGAATTGGTTATGAATTTAATGTATCGCTTTACAGTCTGTTTGGTTGGGGGAATCTGGCCTTTATCGCCTTTATCTTCTTTTTCTTCGTCATTTATTTCTTCGACGTTCGGAACATAAAAATTCCATCTCTTTCAATCCCTGACTTTAGCGGAAGCACAGGACCGGGATCGTCCAAACGTCCGGATGCTACCCTGCAATCGTATGAGGAAAGTGAGCTTGAAGACGAAGACGAGGTTCTAGTGGACAAGGCGCCCGCACCCGTATCGAATGAGTTCGTTGCCGATGAGCCCGACGAAGAGCCTGTTGTCGCTACTAAGCCCCCTGAGCCCGAACCCTTCACCGAAAGCACTGCTCCGGAAACACCCGCGCCCGTTCAGGAAGCCATGCCTAAACCAACGGGTGTTACCCTTACCATAAAAAACCGGGAGTCGGTCACCGATGAGGTAGGCGCGGATCAGGGCGAACTTAGCGCGACACCATCACCCACGTTCGAGCCTGATCCGTTTCAGGAAGATGACCTGGTGGCGCTACATGGTCTCTATGATCCAACGCTCGACTTGCCCCAGTACCAGTATCCGGTCAATGAGCTGCTTACCGATTATCAGAACAACCGGAAGGCGCAGGTTTCCGAAGACGAGTTAACAGCTAACAAGGAAAAGATTGAAAGTACGTTGCGCAATTTTGGCATCGAGATCGACTCCATTCAGGCTTCGATCGGGCCAACGGTTACGCTTTATGAGATCGTACCGGCAAAAGGCGTTCGTATTTCCAAGATCAAAAGCCTGGAAGATGACATTGCGCTCAACCTGTCCGCCCTCGGTATCCGGATTATTGCGCCGATGCCGGGCATGGGTACGATAGGGATCGAGGTGCCGAACAAAAACCGCGAAATGGTGTCGATGCGCTCGGTGATCATGAGCGACGTGTTCAGCAGCAGCAAATTCGATCTGCCGATCGTACTGGGCAAGACCATCTCCAATGAGATCTATGTGGCTGACCTGGCCAAAATGCCGCACTTGCTTATGGCGGGCGCTACTGGTCAGGGTAAATCCGTAGGGTTGAATGTTTTGCTGACGTCGCTGATCTACAAGAAACACCCCTCTCAGCTGAAGCTCGTTCTGGTTGATCCCAAAAAAGTGGAATTGACGCTTTTCAACAAGTTGGAGCGCCATTTTCTGGCGAAGCTCCCCGATGCCGAAGAGCCGATCATTACGGATACGAAAAAAGTTGTCAATACCCTTAATTCGCTCTGTATCGAGATGGATAATCGGTACAACTTGCTCAAAGATGCCGGTTGCCGAAACCTGAAAGAATACAATGCCAAATTTGTGAAACGTCGGTTAAATCCGGATAAAGGTCACCGTTTTCTGCCGTATATCGTTCTCATCATCGACGAGTTAGCCGACCTGATGATGACAGCCGGTAAGGAGGTAGAGCAGCCAATTGCCCGACTGGCGCAATTGGCGCGGGCCATTGGCATTCACCTGGTTGTGGCCACGCAACGGCCATCGGTCAACGTGATTACTGGCTTGATCAAAGCCAACTTCCCGGCCCGTCTGTCGTTCAAAGTAACGTCGAAAATCGACTCACGGACGATCCTGGACGCGGGTGGTGCTGAACAGCTGGTCGGTATGGGGGACATGCTGTTATCATCGAACTCTGACATCATCCGCTTGCAGTGTCCCTTTGTCGATACGAACGAAATCGAAGACCTATGTGATTTCGTTGGCAATCAGCGCGGTTACGATGACGCCTATGTGCTGCCCGAGTTTGTTGGGGACGACGGCGGTCAGAGCGACGATAAAGACATAGACCTTGACAATCGTGACCCGATGTTCGACGAAGCCGCCCGATTGATTGTTATTCATCAGCAAGGCAGTACGTCACTCATTCAGCGCAAGCTTAAACTTGGCTACAACCGTGCGGGCCGACTGATTGATCAACTGGAAGCCGCTAAAATTGTCGGCTCCTTCGAGGGCAGTAAGGCTCGGGACGTACTGGTTCAGGATCTGCAAATGCTGGAAGAAATCCTGAAACGCCTGAAGGGTGAGTAA
- a CDS encoding quinone-dependent dihydroorotate dehydrogenase, whose translation MYKRIILPLLFRFDAELIHHNVTTLLKFALAIPGVSAICRKFYVLSDRRLERTVFGLTFPNPVGMAAGFDKNADLVSELSDLGFGFVEIGTVTPRPQPGNPKPRLFRLKADGGLINRMGFNNKGAGPAGGRLRHFAQNRGGRNVIIGGNIGKNKDTPNESALTDYLISFRELFDAVDYFVVNVSSPNTPGLRDLQEREPLTRLLTALQTENRQRPAPKPILLKIAPDLTNGQLDDIIAIVAETGIAGIIATNTTISRDGLLTDPATVSQMGAGGVSGRPVRERSTEVIRYLHQQSGGAFPIIGVGGIFSAEDAQEKLRAGASLIQVYTSFIYEGPGLAKRINKALLNELTTSPLAFPR comes from the coding sequence ATGTATAAGCGCATTATTCTGCCCTTGCTGTTTCGTTTTGATGCTGAACTGATTCATCATAACGTAACGACGCTGCTTAAGTTTGCGCTGGCTATCCCCGGAGTGTCAGCTATTTGCCGCAAATTCTACGTTCTTAGTGATCGGCGCCTGGAGCGCACCGTTTTTGGCCTCACGTTTCCCAATCCGGTTGGGATGGCCGCTGGTTTCGACAAAAATGCCGATCTCGTCAGCGAATTGAGTGATTTAGGGTTTGGTTTCGTCGAGATTGGTACCGTCACTCCCCGCCCCCAACCGGGTAATCCAAAACCCCGTTTGTTTCGGTTAAAAGCGGATGGCGGTCTGATCAACCGAATGGGATTCAACAACAAAGGAGCCGGACCAGCCGGTGGCCGACTCCGCCATTTTGCCCAGAACCGGGGTGGACGAAATGTGATCATTGGTGGCAATATTGGTAAGAATAAAGACACGCCGAACGAGAGCGCCCTCACTGACTATCTGATTAGCTTCCGGGAATTGTTCGATGCCGTCGATTACTTCGTTGTGAACGTTAGCTCGCCCAACACACCAGGTCTGCGTGACCTTCAGGAGCGGGAACCCCTGACCCGCCTATTAACAGCCCTACAGACCGAAAATCGCCAGCGACCCGCGCCAAAACCGATTCTGCTGAAAATAGCCCCTGACCTGACCAATGGCCAGTTGGATGACATTATTGCCATTGTTGCGGAAACGGGTATCGCCGGCATCATCGCCACCAACACAACGATAAGCCGCGACGGATTACTGACAGACCCGGCCACCGTGTCGCAGATGGGTGCGGGGGGCGTAAGCGGGCGACCCGTACGAGAACGGTCAACTGAAGTCATTCGATACCTGCATCAGCAATCGGGTGGGGCGTTCCCGATCATTGGCGTCGGTGGTATTTTCTCTGCCGAAGATGCGCAGGAAAAGCTGCGCGCCGGTGCAAGCCTGATTCAGGTCTATACAAGTTTCATTTACGAAGGCCCAGGGCTCGCCAAACGGATCAATAAGGCACTACTGAATGAGTTGACTACGTCGCCCCTGGCGTTCCCACGTTAG
- the cysM gene encoding cysteine synthase CysM, translating to MATLLDLVGNTPLVELNRLNPNPNVRLYGKLEGNNPGGSVKDRAAVSMIQGALSRGELKPGMKLIEATSGNTGIALAMIARLYDIEIELVMPENSTRERVLTMEAFGAKVILTETIEGARDYAEEQVKKGGYLLLNQFANADNYLAHYRTTGPEIWRDTDGQVTHFVSSMGTTGTIMGTSRYLKEQNPAIQIVGCQPTDGSSIPGIRKWPVAYLPRIFEPQRVDRVIDVSADDATLLTRKLANVEGVFAGMSSGGAVWAALKLAQELESGVIVCIICDRGDRYLSSDLFG from the coding sequence ATGGCAACCCTGCTTGATTTGGTCGGCAATACGCCGTTGGTAGAATTGAATCGCCTGAACCCAAACCCGAACGTTCGATTATATGGCAAGCTTGAGGGCAACAATCCCGGCGGCAGTGTAAAAGACAGAGCTGCGGTCAGCATGATTCAGGGCGCTTTGTCGCGGGGCGAGTTGAAACCCGGCATGAAGCTTATCGAAGCCACCAGTGGCAATACCGGCATTGCCCTGGCCATGATTGCCCGACTCTATGACATCGAGATTGAGTTGGTCATGCCCGAAAATTCAACTCGTGAGCGCGTATTGACGATGGAGGCATTCGGTGCCAAGGTAATTTTGACCGAAACCATTGAAGGCGCGCGCGACTACGCGGAAGAACAGGTCAAGAAAGGTGGCTATCTGTTGCTCAACCAGTTTGCGAACGCCGATAATTATTTAGCGCATTATCGCACGACCGGGCCGGAAATATGGCGCGATACCGATGGACAAGTCACCCATTTTGTCTCGTCGATGGGAACAACAGGTACGATAATGGGCACATCCCGCTACCTGAAAGAGCAGAATCCAGCCATCCAGATCGTCGGATGCCAGCCAACCGATGGTTCGTCGATACCGGGCATCCGGAAATGGCCTGTAGCGTATTTGCCCAGGATCTTTGAACCACAGCGGGTCGATCGCGTTATCGACGTGTCGGCCGACGATGCCACGCTCTTAACCCGAAAGCTGGCAAACGTAGAAGGTGTATTTGCGGGCATGAGCAGTGGTGGTGCAGTATGGGCGGCTTTGAAACTGGCGCAGGAGCTTGAGTCGGGCGTTATTGTCTGTATCATCTGTGATCGGGGTGATCGCTATCTCTCCTCTGACTTATTCGGCTAA
- a CDS encoding LytR/AlgR family response regulator transcription factor, producing MKVALIPKPLSSAYVEQIALQFEMPDLTLPFWGYRKKMPMHQIVRLEGEGNYTLFHFSDGTQLMVSLTLKKMEGRLSSKVFVRPHKKNIINLLYLEGIYPDLLQPGRPQLSACLVNGHRVEVSRRKASRFIKQVKGFQEEVQLLDVQSPAKAVLVA from the coding sequence ATGAAAGTAGCTTTAATCCCAAAGCCGCTATCCAGCGCCTATGTCGAGCAAATTGCCCTGCAATTCGAAATGCCCGACCTCACCCTACCATTCTGGGGATACCGCAAAAAAATGCCGATGCACCAAATTGTCCGGTTGGAAGGCGAAGGAAACTACACGCTGTTTCATTTCTCGGACGGGACGCAACTCATGGTTTCGCTGACGCTCAAGAAAATGGAAGGTCGGCTATCGTCGAAAGTTTTCGTGCGCCCTCACAAGAAAAATATCATCAACCTCCTGTATCTGGAAGGTATCTACCCCGACTTGCTTCAACCGGGACGCCCTCAGCTGAGTGCGTGTCTGGTCAATGGTCACCGCGTTGAGGTATCACGCCGTAAAGCAAGCCGTTTTATCAAACAGGTGAAAGGGTTTCAGGAAGAAGTGCAATTACTGGACGTGCAGTCGCCAGCGAAAGCCGTTCTGGTGGCCTAG
- a CDS encoding AMP-binding protein translates to METPTTNHTYPWLRFYPKGVPHDINPDAYPSLAALIDEGCQRFRDRPAYACMGKQLTYGELDSLSKQFASFLQNDLGLKKGDRLAIQMPNTLQYPVAMFGALRAGLAIVNTNPLYTSREMQHQFKDSGAKAIVILSNFASNLEKILDKTDIQHVIVTQLGDLLGFPKKQIVNAVVKYVKKLVPSYSLPNAISFNDALSRGSRQPFQPVAIKNTDLAFVQYTGGTTGVSKGAMLTQRNMIANVEGQDVWMKPAGIPEGEGVFVAALPLYHVYALTTNALSALRSGCMNLLITNPRDLNAFIDDLKKYKISAFTGVNTLYNGLLNHPRIGEVDFSNLRVTSAGGMALQTSVAERWKKLTGNTPCEGYGLTETSPVLSSNPVDGSVRVGTIGVPWPSTALKIIHDDGTDAPLGEPGEIVARGPQVFSGYFNRPDETAQVMLGDWFKTGDIGMMDKDGFFKIVDRKKDMILVSGFNVYPNEIEDVVSQCPGVLEVACIGVPDQKSTEIVKIFVVKKDPELTVDSIKSYCRENLTPYKIPKQIEFRSELPKSNVGKILRRPLRDEELAKQKK, encoded by the coding sequence ATGGAAACGCCTACAACCAATCACACATATCCCTGGCTACGCTTTTACCCGAAAGGCGTTCCCCATGACATAAATCCCGATGCCTACCCATCATTGGCAGCGCTGATTGACGAGGGTTGTCAGCGTTTCAGGGACCGTCCCGCCTATGCTTGCATGGGTAAGCAGCTAACGTATGGTGAACTGGACAGTTTATCCAAGCAGTTTGCCTCTTTTCTGCAAAACGACCTGGGCCTGAAAAAAGGAGACCGACTGGCGATTCAAATGCCCAATACACTACAATATCCAGTGGCGATGTTTGGCGCTTTGCGAGCGGGGCTGGCCATAGTTAACACCAATCCGCTCTACACGTCGCGGGAGATGCAGCACCAGTTTAAAGACTCTGGTGCCAAAGCGATTGTTATCCTGTCGAACTTCGCGTCTAATCTGGAAAAGATCCTCGATAAAACGGATATTCAGCATGTCATCGTAACGCAACTCGGTGACTTACTGGGTTTTCCAAAAAAACAGATCGTTAATGCCGTTGTCAAATACGTCAAGAAACTGGTTCCTTCGTATAGCCTACCCAATGCGATTTCGTTCAACGATGCGCTAAGTAGGGGAAGCCGTCAGCCCTTCCAGCCCGTAGCTATTAAAAACACCGATCTTGCCTTCGTTCAATACACGGGCGGAACAACCGGTGTGTCGAAAGGAGCCATGCTCACCCAACGGAACATGATCGCCAATGTGGAAGGGCAGGATGTCTGGATGAAACCAGCAGGTATACCCGAAGGCGAAGGTGTTTTTGTGGCCGCTTTGCCCCTGTATCACGTTTATGCCCTGACAACCAATGCCTTGTCAGCCCTGAGGAGTGGCTGCATGAACCTACTGATTACCAACCCGCGTGATCTCAACGCCTTTATAGACGATCTGAAGAAGTATAAGATCTCCGCCTTTACCGGTGTAAACACACTTTATAACGGCCTGCTGAACCACCCACGAATTGGCGAAGTAGATTTCAGCAATTTGCGCGTAACCTCTGCCGGTGGCATGGCTCTACAGACATCGGTGGCAGAACGATGGAAAAAACTCACCGGTAACACACCCTGCGAAGGCTACGGACTGACCGAGACCTCACCCGTTTTGTCATCTAATCCGGTCGATGGGTCTGTTCGGGTAGGTACGATTGGCGTTCCCTGGCCCAGTACCGCCTTGAAAATTATTCATGATGATGGTACGGATGCCCCTTTGGGTGAGCCGGGTGAAATTGTCGCGCGCGGTCCGCAGGTGTTTTCAGGTTACTTCAACCGGCCTGACGAAACAGCTCAGGTAATGCTGGGCGACTGGTTCAAAACCGGCGATATTGGGATGATGGATAAAGACGGCTTTTTCAAGATTGTTGATCGTAAGAAAGACATGATTCTCGTGTCGGGCTTCAACGTTTACCCGAATGAAATCGAAGATGTCGTTTCACAATGCCCTGGTGTACTGGAAGTTGCCTGCATTGGGGTTCCCGATCAGAAATCGACCGAAATCGTTAAGATTTTTGTGGTGAAAAAAGATCCGGAACTGACGGTTGACTCGATAAAATCGTACTGCCGCGAAAATCTGACCCCCTACAAAATCCCTAAACAGATTGAGTTCCGATCCGAACTTCCAAAATCGAATGTTGGCAAGATTCTTCGCCGTCCGCTGCGAGATGAAGAACTAGCCAAGCAAAAAAAATAA
- a CDS encoding acyltransferase family protein, whose amino-acid sequence MDQRNASVDVFRFLAACVVFISHSVYSNHLSLLVVLGIVGRWALPFFFLVSGYYFEKSYVRRSTSAFTKTIIALLSVTLFINLFYLAFVGVTEGSFRPLLTRFTLLTGTYFHLWFLTSLLVSYLVLWFFLNYKLVKLLPYLAAVTIALVLLLTPYNYLVGMATHPIYARSLLSIPFLCIGFLISKHGVDGSISKPIACLLVVFGIGIQLLEGWFLSSQGQDSSRVNFLGGTLFVSIGMFLLSLQLVVSQDNILGYYGRRYSFPLYLYHPLINYFLHKSLETVLMGTVIYWLSPILALAATLLLFIYMDKFAPALFRILSGGFLALKPRLEGKPS is encoded by the coding sequence ATGGATCAACGTAATGCAAGTGTTGATGTTTTCCGTTTTTTAGCTGCCTGCGTAGTTTTTATTAGCCATAGTGTCTATTCCAATCATTTATCGTTACTGGTCGTACTGGGAATAGTAGGACGGTGGGCTCTTCCATTTTTCTTTCTGGTCAGTGGCTATTACTTTGAGAAAAGTTATGTTCGTCGGTCTACTTCTGCGTTCACTAAAACCATAATAGCCTTACTGTCGGTTACTTTATTCATCAATCTATTTTATCTAGCGTTTGTTGGGGTGACCGAAGGATCTTTCAGACCATTGTTAACACGTTTTACCTTACTGACAGGAACCTATTTTCATTTGTGGTTCCTAACGTCGCTCCTCGTTAGTTACCTAGTGCTGTGGTTCTTCCTGAATTACAAACTAGTAAAGCTGTTGCCTTATCTGGCTGCTGTGACAATCGCCCTTGTCTTACTGTTAACCCCTTACAATTACTTGGTTGGGATGGCAACACACCCAATTTACGCCCGGTCACTTTTGTCGATTCCCTTCTTATGTATCGGTTTTTTAATTTCTAAACACGGGGTCGATGGTAGCATTTCGAAGCCAATTGCGTGTTTACTAGTCGTCTTTGGTATTGGTATACAACTCCTAGAAGGTTGGTTCCTGTCAAGCCAGGGACAGGATTCGTCGAGAGTTAATTTCTTGGGAGGAACGCTATTTGTATCGATTGGGATGTTTTTGTTGTCGCTTCAGTTAGTGGTCTCTCAGGATAATATACTGGGATATTACGGGCGACGCTACTCATTTCCTTTGTACTTGTATCACCCGCTGATCAACTATTTTCTCCATAAGAGCCTGGAAACGGTGTTGATGGGCACAGTCATATACTGGCTCAGTCCGATATTGGCTCTGGCAGCTACCTTACTACTATTCATATACATGGATAAATTTGCGCCTGCTCTATTCCGAATTTTGAGCGGAGGATTCTTGGCGTTGAAGCCTAGGCTAGAGGGAAAGCCTAGTTGA